A genome region from Oncorhynchus gorbuscha isolate QuinsamMale2020 ecotype Even-year linkage group LG26, OgorEven_v1.0, whole genome shotgun sequence includes the following:
- the ccdc40 gene encoding coiled-coil domain-containing protein 40 — MEGGGSEGGGEEERRGSPPQEEGKYDEQPGDADEAAEDSGVTVLPGQEGGSAEQSDREQAEAGAGYPVSQSGNSGTGAAFNPASNSDNGTMPLPPHPSLHLSVPLSDSDADGLRRAAEEGDEEDELIVLDPEHPLMKRFQTALRNHLHKQLERLNMELREKMAIERSESDHREELGVELYGIQQELARLQACLEGRHETNAQAAAQRRQAQDQLEGVRSQYRTTASQAGKQRSHVSQLQSEVENLALRLFYMQEVNADLRSDITAMKNASRKAYSEKTQAEEQKHKQDLYVERLTKHMERLTEQIALYKVQTIAQSEETQAAKEALSEAQMEMDSLGMERKQLLQQWNSSLVGMRRRDDAYTAMLEALRAATHQVRSLDTEIEGFKKSITQEGERNELLTVLLNRTQLDSATSRKLISHSHSQQEALQVQYSIYMRTLQETEQTLQRVNTECRVRQVEVSSLRKQTEKEWVRRIELEDRIMSKMQEHLTHDKATKYSRRLTDKMAAHKREKETQLSRLENEMAAVTLESSDLTLRLEGLARTLASLETEMSRRNELLGASEARITKRVTVIERKQATINVYNKKIEQLVASTGHEDLGPLEIQASTLTKQLEAVGGEIKEQQQLWLRQQGELVRLTQEKQARSAALLTLQTQFTILQQRKVRTESEMQQEQREQAELERHMKELMADMLKLNSLLSENRHLHQALEQGNVVMETDFLHRLKEAERNSIEMQMKLERIQEEKDRLLNSLVESERQIMLWEKKTQLVRETRSAVDSEVGQGDIRTMRAEIHRMEVRYGQLMKQQERLLREMEGVVARRETIVMRSEAQARTDRKQPTHTDFHGILQGLRRKILDTQKQAEECDGVLRELQQGQASLSCSLRDKQLQLGELHSARTVLTSDFQCLQDTKERNLARLVSLQGHAKQLQAVREGRYSALSTSEALEPALQRQEERLHAVTTILHRVQQEFPQHQGALRRLSLALAARLQTPIGQETH, encoded by the exons ATGGAGGGTggaggaagtgagggaggaggagaagaggagaggaggggaagccCGCCACAGGAGGAGGGGAAGTACGATGAACAGCCAGGTGATGCTGACGAGGCAGCAGAGGACTCTGGGGTTACTGTACTACCCGGGCAGGAG GGTGGATCAGCagagcagtcagacagagagcaggccGAGGCGGGGGCTGGTTACCCAGTGTCACAGTCAGGAAACAGTGGGACAGGCGCAGCCTTCAACCCCGCCAGCAACTCAG ATAACGGAACGATGCCCTTGCCGCCTCACCCCTCGTTGCACCTCTCAGTCCCCCTCTCCGACAGCGATGCGGACGGGTTACGCAGGGCGGCGGAAGAGGGCGATGAGGAAGATGAGCTCATTGTGCTGGACCCTGAACAC CCGCTGATGAAAAGGTTCCAGACTGCACTGAGGAACCACCTCCACAAGCAACTGGAGAGACTCAACATGGAGTTGCGTGAGAAG ATGGCCATAGAGAGGTCTGAGAGTGACCACCGAGAGGAGCTGGGCGTGGAGCTGTACGGCATACAGCAGGAGCTGGCCAGACTCCAGGCCTGTCTGGAGGGCCGTCACGAGACCAACGCGCAGGCGGCCGCCCAGCGCAGACAGGCCCAGGATCAGCTGGAGGGGGTCCGAAGCCAGTACCgcaccacagccagccaggccGGCAAGCAGAGATCACACG TGTCCCAGctgcagagtgaggtagagaACCTGGCACTGCGTCTGTTCTACATGCAGGAGGTTAACGCCGACCTGCGCTCTGACATCACGGCCATGAAGAACGCCTCGCGCAAGGCCTACTCCGAGAAGACCCAGGCAGAGGAGCAGAAACACAAACAG GACTTGTATGTCGAGCGGTTGACCAAACACATGGAGCGGCTGACGGAGCAGATAGCTCTGTATAAAGTACAGACCATCGCCCAGTCTGAGGAGACCCAGGCAGCCAAGGAGGCCCTCTCTGAG GCCCAGATGGAGATGGACTCTTTGGGGATGGAGAGGAAGCAGCTGCTGCAGCAGTGGAACAGCAGCCTGGTGGGCATGAGGAGACGAGACGACGCCTACACCGCCATGCTGGAGGCTCTGCG CGCGGCCACCCACCAGGTCCGCTCTCTAGACACCGAGATCGAGGGCTTCAAGAAGTCCATCACGCAGGAGGGGGAGCGCAATGAGCTGCTGACAGTACTACTGAACCGGACCCAGCTGGACAGCGCCACCTCCAGGAAGCTGATCTCCCACAGCCACAGCCAGCAGGAGGCGCTGCAGGTCCAGTACAGCATCTACATGAGGACCCTGCAGGAGACCGAGCAGACGCTGCAACGCGTCAACACG GAGTGTCGGGTGCGCCAGGTGGAGGTGTCCTCCCTGAGGAAGCAGACGGAGAAGGAGTGGGTGCGGCGCATCGAGCTGGAGGACCGCATCATGTCCAAGATGCAGGAGCATCTCACCCACGACAAGGCCACCAAGTACTCCCGACGCCTCACCGACAAGATGGCCGCCCACAAGAGGGAGAAG GAGACCCAGCTGTCCCGGCTGGAGAACGAAATGGCGGCGGTGACGCTGGAGAGCAGTGACCTCACCCTGCGCCTGGAGGGTCTGGCCCGCACCCTCGCCTCGCTGGAGACGGAGATGAGCCGCCGCAACGAACTGCTCGGCGCCAGCGAGGCCAGGATCACCAAGCGCGTCACCGTCATCGAGCGCAAGCAGGCCACCATCAACGTTTACAACAAGAAGATTGAGCAGCTCGTCGCCAGCACTGGG CACGAGGACCTGGGCCCGTTGGAGATCCAGGCCAGTACTCTGACCAAGCAGCTGGAGGCGGTGGGAGGAGAGATCaaggagcagcagcagctctgGCTGCGGCAGCAGGGGGAACTGGTGAGACTGACCCAGGAGAAACAGGCCCGGAGCGCCGCCCTGCTCACACTGCAGACCCAATTCACCATCCTACAGCAGAGGAAAGTCCGCACCGAGA GTGAGATGCAACAGGAGCAGCGGGAGCAGGCCGAGCTGGAGAGACACATGAAGGAGCTGATGGCGGACATGTTGAAGCTCAACTCCCTGCTGAGTGAGAACAGGCATCTCCACCAGGCCCTGGAGCAGGGCAACGTCGTCATGGAGACGGACTTCCTGCACAGACTCAAG GAGGCGGAGAGAAACTCCATTGAGATGCAGATGAAGCTCGAGAGGATCCAGGAGGAGAAGGACAGGCTGCTCAACAGTCTGGTGGAGTCGGA GCGTCAGATCATGCTGTGGGAGAAGAAGACCCAGCTGGTGAGAGAGACCAGGTCGGCTGTGGACTCTGAGGTGGGCCAGGGAGACATCCGCACCATGAGGGCTGAGATCCACCGGATGGAG GTGCGATACGGTCAGCTGATGAAGCAGCAGGAGCGCCTactgagggagatggagggagtggtGGCCCGCAGGGAGACTATCGTGATGCGCAGTGAGGCCCAGGCACGCACCGACCGCAAGCAGCCCACTCACACCGACTTCCACGGCATCCTGCAGGGCCTGCGTCGGAAGATACTGGACACACAGAAG CAAGCGGAGGAGTGTGACGGGGTCCTCAGGGAGCTGCAGCAGGGCCAGGCCAGTCTGAGCTGCAGTCTGCGGGACAAACAGCTGCAGCTGGGAGAGCTCCATAGTGCCAGAACTGTCCTCACCTCAGACTTCCAATGTCTGCAGGACACCAAGGAGAGG aacctggCCCGTCTGGTCTCCCTCCAGGGCCATGCCAAGCAGCTCCAAGCGGTGCGTGAGGGTCGCTACAGCGCCCTGTCCACCAGCGAAGCTTTGGAGCCTGCGTTGCAGAGGCAGGAGGAGCGTCTGCACGCTGTGACCACCATCCTGCACCGTGTCCAGCAGGAGTTCCCCCAGCACCAGGGGGCGCTACGACGCCTCTCCCTCGCCCTGGCCGCGCGCCTGCAGACTCCGATTGGTCAGGAGACCCACTGA